In Paenibacillus guangzhouensis, a single window of DNA contains:
- the murG gene encoding undecaprenyldiphospho-muramoylpentapeptide beta-N-acetylglucosaminyltransferase, whose protein sequence is MRVVLSGGGTGGHIYPAVAIARQCQAEHPDTKILYIGTTKGLESTLVPKENIPFESIEITGFRRKLSLDNVRTVLRFIQGVNRSKKLLQQFKPDVVIGTGGYVCGPVVYAASKLGIPTLIHEQNAIPGLTNKFLSRYTDTVALSFPESKEHFGKGKHVLYTGNPRATAVFKANRRKGYDVLGLPEGRRVVLVVGGSRGARAINDAMVQMAPALAHLSDVHFVYVTGESYFASTKERIEQAVNPMPKNLQVLPYIHNMPDVLAATSLVIGRSGASSLAELTALGIPSILIPSPNVTNNHQEANARSLERVNAAEVILEKDLDGDKLFARVEAIMKDKIRFEQMSQGARSLGQPDSAEMIVRELQRLVKNNK, encoded by the coding sequence ATGCGAGTTGTACTCAGCGGCGGCGGCACCGGAGGACATATCTATCCGGCTGTTGCGATTGCGAGACAATGTCAAGCAGAACATCCAGATACAAAAATACTATACATAGGGACAACGAAAGGGCTAGAGAGCACGTTGGTTCCGAAAGAAAATATACCATTTGAATCGATTGAAATTACAGGATTCCGTCGTAAGCTGTCTTTAGATAACGTGCGGACGGTGCTGCGTTTCATTCAAGGGGTTAACCGTTCGAAGAAGTTGCTGCAGCAATTCAAACCGGACGTTGTAATCGGAACGGGAGGGTACGTATGCGGACCGGTCGTCTATGCGGCTTCGAAGCTGGGGATTCCGACGCTCATTCATGAGCAGAATGCAATCCCAGGGCTGACGAACAAATTCCTAAGCCGCTACACCGATACGGTAGCTCTGAGCTTCCCAGAATCGAAGGAGCATTTTGGTAAAGGCAAACATGTCCTATACACAGGCAATCCGCGTGCTACAGCCGTATTTAAGGCTAATCGTCGTAAAGGATACGACGTGTTAGGACTTCCTGAAGGACGTCGGGTCGTGCTGGTCGTTGGCGGTAGCCGCGGCGCCAGAGCGATCAATGATGCGATGGTTCAGATGGCACCTGCGCTTGCACATCTATCCGATGTGCATTTCGTCTATGTGACCGGCGAGAGTTACTTTGCAAGCACGAAGGAACGTATCGAGCAAGCTGTTAATCCGATGCCTAAGAATCTGCAAGTCTTGCCTTATATCCATAACATGCCGGATGTGCTCGCTGCGACATCGCTTGTCATCGGCCGTTCCGGCGCGTCTTCCCTAGCGGAGCTAACGGCGTTAGGCATACCGTCGATCCTGATTCCTTCACCGAACGTGACGAACAATCACCAGGAAGCGAATGCACGCTCCTTAGAGCGAGTGAATGCAGCAGAAGTGATTCTCGAGAAGGATCTCGATGGCGATAAGTTGTTCGCTCGGGTGGAAGCGATAATGAAAGATAAAATTCGGTTCGAGCAAATGTCACAAGGTGCGCGATCCCTTGGCCAACCGGATTCAGCAGAAATGATTGTACGTGAATTGCAGCGTTTAGTGAAAAACAATAAATAA
- the murB gene encoding UDP-N-acetylmuramate dehydrogenase — MQPFLSELASANVGKVLYHEPLANYTTWKIGGPADVLIIPGGKEQLVKTVKLLHKHGIPWTSIGKGSNMLVTDKGIRGVVIKLGEGMDHIQFTGDEVRVGGAYSFITLSIKAGKEGLSGLEFAGGIPGTVGGAVYMNAGAHGSDVSRILKEAEIVLETGELVRYTTSDMQFAYRHSILQEVKGIVLEATFKLEHGDRKEIAAAMASYKERRRKTQPYQLPCCGSVFRNPPNDFSARLIQEAGLKGYRVGGAEVSTLHANFIVNTGQATARDVLTLIEEIRQTIQSKYGISLVPEVLVVGER; from the coding sequence ATGCAGCCGTTTTTATCTGAATTAGCATCCGCGAATGTCGGTAAGGTGCTCTACCATGAGCCGTTAGCAAATTATACGACTTGGAAAATCGGAGGGCCTGCAGACGTCCTCATCATACCGGGCGGAAAAGAACAACTGGTGAAAACGGTCAAGCTGCTGCATAAGCACGGAATTCCTTGGACTTCAATTGGTAAAGGATCCAATATGCTCGTGACCGATAAAGGCATCCGAGGTGTTGTGATCAAACTAGGAGAAGGAATGGATCACATCCAATTTACCGGCGATGAGGTTCGTGTAGGCGGTGCGTATTCTTTTATCACACTTAGTATTAAGGCGGGTAAAGAAGGTCTATCGGGCTTGGAATTTGCAGGGGGCATTCCGGGAACGGTCGGCGGCGCTGTATACATGAATGCAGGAGCTCATGGATCAGATGTGTCACGTATATTAAAGGAAGCTGAGATTGTACTGGAGACCGGGGAATTGGTACGGTATACCACGTCGGATATGCAATTTGCTTATCGACACTCCATATTGCAAGAGGTGAAGGGGATCGTTCTTGAAGCCACCTTCAAACTCGAACATGGGGATCGGAAAGAAATCGCGGCCGCGATGGCATCGTACAAAGAACGTCGAAGAAAAACACAGCCTTATCAGTTGCCATGCTGTGGCAGCGTATTTCGAAATCCGCCGAATGATTTCTCTGCGAGACTGATTCAAGAAGCGGGCTTGAAAGGTTATCGTGTTGGGGGCGCTGAAGTATCGACGTTACACGCCAATTTCATTGTGAATACCGGGCAAGCGACAGCTAGAGATGTTCTCACCCTAATCGAGGAGATAAGGCAGACGATCCAGTCGAAGTATGGGATTTCGTTAGTGCCGGAAGTGTTGGTCGTGGGTGAGCGGTAA
- the spoVE gene encoding stage V sporulation protein E, whose product MSKTRSAPDIWLIFSILALLGIGMVMVYSAGAVVGFHAHGDSFYFVKRQLLFAVLGLVAMYFTMNTDYWVWKKYAKVGLLICFALLVIVLIPGIGAVRGGARSWLGISSFGIQPSEFMKLAMILFLSKLLADRQKELDSFVRGLLPPLGIMGLAFGLIMLQPDLGTGTVMVGASLIVIYTAGAQIRHLVSLAMVGVAGFVGLVLAAPYRLARITSFLDPWSDPLGAGYQIIQSLYAIGPGGFVGLGLGMSRQKYSYVPEPQTDFIFSILAEELGFIGGMTVLLLFLILVWRGMRVAMTISDPFGSFLAVGIVGMFAVQVIINIGVVIGLMPVTGITLPLISYGGSSLTLMLTALGILLNISRYAR is encoded by the coding sequence ATGTCAAAAACTCGTTCCGCGCCAGATATTTGGCTGATCTTCTCGATCCTCGCGCTGCTCGGCATCGGAATGGTGATGGTGTACAGCGCCGGAGCTGTTGTGGGATTCCACGCGCACGGCGACTCGTTCTATTTTGTGAAGCGCCAGTTGCTATTTGCTGTACTTGGGTTAGTTGCGATGTATTTTACGATGAATACAGACTATTGGGTCTGGAAGAAGTATGCGAAGGTGGGGCTGCTCATCTGCTTCGCATTGCTCGTCATCGTGTTGATCCCGGGGATCGGGGCTGTACGGGGTGGTGCACGAAGTTGGCTCGGAATTAGCTCCTTCGGTATCCAGCCCTCTGAGTTTATGAAGCTGGCGATGATTCTGTTTCTATCGAAGCTGCTCGCAGATCGCCAGAAGGAATTGGATTCGTTCGTCCGAGGCTTGCTGCCGCCGCTTGGCATTATGGGGCTTGCCTTTGGACTTATTATGCTGCAGCCCGATCTCGGAACAGGTACGGTGATGGTCGGAGCTTCACTAATCGTGATTTATACGGCAGGAGCACAGATACGGCATCTGGTTTCGCTAGCGATGGTAGGTGTTGCGGGTTTTGTTGGTCTTGTTCTAGCTGCGCCGTATCGACTTGCTCGGATAACTTCGTTTCTAGACCCATGGAGTGATCCGCTCGGCGCGGGATACCAGATCATTCAGTCCTTATATGCAATTGGGCCAGGCGGTTTTGTTGGACTCGGGCTTGGCATGAGCCGACAGAAGTACAGCTACGTACCGGAGCCGCAGACGGACTTCATTTTCTCGATCCTAGCGGAGGAACTTGGATTTATTGGCGGGATGACCGTTTTATTATTATTTCTTATTTTAGTCTGGCGCGGGATGCGCGTAGCGATGACGATATCCGATCCGTTCGGAAGTTTCCTGGCGGTTGGCATCGTCGGTATGTTCGCTGTGCAGGTCATCATTAACATTGGCGTCGTCATCGGTCTGATGCCGGTAACGGGAATTACGCTGCCATTAATCAGCTATGGAGGTTCTTCTCTGACGTTAATGCTGACCGCGTTAGGCATTTTACTCAATATATCCCGTTACGCGAGGTGA
- the mraY gene encoding phospho-N-acetylmuramoyl-pentapeptide-transferase: MDFKLVLLTIGVSFLLAVIAGPLCIPLLRRLKFGQQIRQDGPQGHLKKAGTPTMGGIIILLAFTLSFLKFSVMNTDFIVLLVATLGFGLVGFLDDYIKIVFKRSLGLTAMQKLFGQLLFAVIICALLISNNHSTVIAIPGTSVAWDFGWFYYVFITLMMLAISNAVNFTDGLDGLLSGVSAIAFGAFTVVAMQVEGHASAIAAAAMIGAVLGFLVYNAHPAKVFMGDSGSLGIGGAIAAIAILTKTELLFIIIGGVFVIEMLSVILQVGSFKLRGKRIFKMSPIHHHFELSGWSEWRVVITFWIVGLLLAGLGLYINKGL; the protein is encoded by the coding sequence GTGGACTTTAAATTGGTATTACTTACGATCGGGGTTTCGTTTCTGTTAGCGGTGATTGCAGGACCATTATGTATTCCGCTGCTCCGAAGATTGAAATTCGGTCAGCAGATTCGACAGGATGGCCCTCAAGGGCATTTGAAAAAAGCAGGTACGCCGACAATGGGCGGTATTATTATTCTACTTGCTTTTACACTTAGCTTCTTGAAGTTCTCCGTGATGAATACGGACTTTATTGTCTTGCTCGTGGCGACATTAGGGTTCGGTCTTGTTGGATTCCTGGATGACTATATTAAAATTGTGTTCAAAAGATCGCTTGGCTTAACGGCAATGCAGAAGTTGTTCGGTCAACTGCTCTTTGCTGTCATCATATGTGCTCTCTTAATTTCGAACAATCATAGTACGGTGATTGCGATACCGGGCACTTCGGTGGCTTGGGATTTCGGCTGGTTCTACTATGTGTTCATTACGTTAATGATGCTCGCGATCAGTAATGCAGTGAATTTCACGGATGGGCTAGACGGCTTGTTATCAGGCGTTAGCGCCATTGCATTCGGGGCCTTTACGGTCGTTGCGATGCAAGTTGAAGGACATGCGTCTGCTATCGCAGCCGCAGCCATGATTGGGGCCGTACTCGGTTTTCTTGTATATAACGCGCATCCTGCCAAAGTGTTCATGGGGGATTCCGGTTCCTTGGGAATTGGCGGCGCGATTGCTGCGATTGCGATTTTGACGAAAACCGAGCTGTTGTTTATTATTATCGGAGGCGTATTTGTTATTGAGATGCTGTCCGTTATTCTTCAGGTCGGTTCCTTCAAATTGAGAGGCAAGCGGATTTTTAAGATGAGTCCGATCCATCATCACTTTGAATTGTCAGGCTGGTCAGAATGGCGCGTCGTTATTACGTTCTGGATCGTAGGCCTGCTGCTCGCAGGGCTTGGACTTTATATCAACAAGGGGTTGTAG
- the murD gene encoding UDP-N-acetylmuramoyl-L-alanine--D-glutamate ligase yields the protein MLLPESYRGQDVVVLGLAKSGLQVAKVLAKWGANVIVNDKKERDQSPEADELEALGISVICGGHPDELIHPGVALVVKNPGIPYSVKPLQQALELGIEIVTEVEVASYISAAPMIGITGSNGKTTTTTWVGKILEHAGKHPIVAGNIGTPLVQAVAKATAENHMVVELSSFQLKGTSAFRPHIACLLNVAETHLDYHGSMDDYIGSKAKIFANQTDSDFAVLNMDDPVCRRLAADVSAQVLPFSGKERLAFGVYVEPPYAEEADVNAGEHVIRHVVYRDHEAQVHPIIEVDHIGLPGRYNVDNALAASAISIAAGVSPSELRAPLAEFRGVEHRLEFVEVKNEVVYYNNSKATNAIATIMALQAFKEDIILIAGGLDRGLDFHDLIPALQAHVRGIVTLGETRHKLASVAEKAGILDIKTVDTVEDAADTLRMAVRQAAQLAKPGDIVLLSPACASWDMFASYEQRGRIFKEAVHNL from the coding sequence ATGTTGTTACCAGAAAGCTATCGAGGCCAAGACGTCGTTGTTCTTGGTCTTGCCAAAAGCGGCTTGCAAGTCGCGAAAGTACTCGCCAAGTGGGGCGCGAACGTGATCGTCAATGATAAGAAAGAACGAGACCAGAGTCCCGAAGCTGACGAATTAGAAGCTTTGGGCATTTCTGTTATTTGCGGAGGGCACCCGGACGAACTAATTCACCCCGGCGTGGCCCTTGTTGTCAAAAATCCGGGAATTCCCTATAGCGTCAAGCCGCTGCAGCAAGCGTTGGAACTTGGAATCGAGATTGTCACGGAAGTGGAAGTCGCTTCTTACATATCTGCTGCGCCGATGATTGGGATCACGGGCTCAAATGGGAAAACAACGACCACCACGTGGGTGGGTAAAATATTAGAGCATGCCGGGAAGCATCCGATCGTGGCGGGGAACATTGGTACGCCGCTTGTTCAGGCTGTCGCGAAGGCAACGGCTGAGAACCATATGGTTGTGGAATTAAGCAGCTTCCAATTAAAAGGGACGAGTGCGTTCCGTCCGCATATCGCGTGCCTGCTGAATGTTGCAGAGACCCATCTGGACTATCATGGTTCGATGGACGATTATATTGGATCCAAAGCGAAAATATTCGCTAATCAGACGGATTCTGATTTTGCTGTGCTTAACATGGATGATCCGGTCTGCCGGAGACTGGCTGCTGATGTCTCTGCACAAGTGCTGCCTTTCTCAGGCAAGGAGCGTCTTGCATTCGGTGTGTATGTTGAACCGCCATATGCCGAAGAAGCAGACGTGAATGCAGGAGAGCATGTCATTCGACATGTCGTCTACCGAGATCATGAGGCGCAGGTTCATCCGATTATCGAAGTCGATCACATCGGTCTGCCAGGTCGCTACAATGTAGATAACGCACTAGCAGCTTCGGCAATCAGTATCGCTGCAGGCGTAAGCCCTTCGGAGCTTCGAGCTCCGCTTGCCGAATTCCGCGGTGTAGAGCATCGCTTGGAATTTGTTGAGGTGAAGAACGAGGTTGTCTATTACAACAATTCAAAAGCAACGAATGCCATTGCAACGATTATGGCGCTGCAAGCGTTCAAAGAAGATATTATCCTCATTGCTGGCGGTCTTGACCGAGGTCTGGATTTTCACGATCTGATTCCAGCGCTGCAAGCGCATGTCCGAGGGATTGTGACCCTTGGCGAGACGCGTCACAAGTTAGCGTCTGTTGCGGAAAAAGCGGGGATATTGGATATTAAAACCGTCGATACTGTGGAAGATGCGGCGGATACGCTGCGCATGGCCGTCCGGCAAGCTGCTCAGCTTGCTAAACCTGGAGACATCGTTCTTCTCTCACCGGCATGCGCTAGCTGGGACATGTTTGCTTCCTATGAACAGCGTGGACGAATTTTTAAAGAGGCCGTGCATAATCTTTAA